In the Sandaracinaceae bacterium genome, CCACCTGGACCGGCCCGGCGTAGCGGCCACGGATCTGCGCGAGCGAGCCGTCGAGGTCGTCGAGCGCGCGCCGCATCAGGTGCGAGAGCACGAGCCGGCCGACCCGCGCCTCGGCCGCGACCTCTCCGATGCGGCTGGGCGGCGCGTGAAGCTCCGCCGCCGGGCCCTCGGCGCCCTCCGGGATGGCCATGTGCGCCACGAGCAGATCCGCGTCCTCGACGAGGTCGACGAAGCTCTGCGCGTCGAGCCGCTGATCGCCCGTGAAGGCGAGCGTCGCGTCGCCGGCCCGGATCACGAAGCCCAGCGCGGGCACGGGGCCGTGGGGCACGCCGACCGCGCGGACCGAGAGGCGCTCGCTCTCGAACACGTCGAGCGGGGCGCTGTCGATGGAGACGTCGCGCGGACGGAGCACGAACGGTTGCCCCTCGCCCAGGTAGCCGTCCAGGTACATGTAGCCGCCCGGTGAGAGCAGGTGCCGGACGAACTCGGTGGTGGCCGGGAACGCGCCGTCGCCGGTGGGTCCGAACAGGCGCAGCTCGCGCTCGCGGCTCCCGAAGCTCGCGCTCTTGAGGAGCGCCGCGAGGTCGGAGGAGTGGTCGACGTGGAGGTGGCTGAGGAGCACGACGTCGAGGTCCGCGGGATCGGCGCCGCTCGCGCCGTAGGTCTGCATCGTGCCGGGGCCGAGGTCGACCAGCGCGCGCACGCGGCCGCTCACCCAGATGGCGTAGCCGGTGCTCGCGCGTCCGTCCGACTCTGCGATGGGTCCGCCCGACCCGAGGACCTGCACGGCGAGCTGCGCGCGGCGACAGGCGGCCGCGTGGTCGGCGCGCTCGACGCTGTGCACCACCGCCGACGGCGGGCGCGCGGGGTTGCAGGCAGCGGCGCCGAGCACGAGCGAGAGGAGGAGCGGGGCCGCGGCGCGGATCATGAGGCTCCCCTACTCACCGCAGGCGGTCGCGCAAGCCTTGTACGACGTGGTCGGCGTCGAGCGCGTTGCGCACGACGAAGCCGAGGACCTGGCGCGCGTAGCCGTCGTGCGCCTCCTGGGACGCGGTGGGCTCGCTGTGCGAATGCCACCAGCTGCCCGCCGTGGTCGCCATCTTCACCGACGCGGCGACGTCGTGCAGGAGGCCGCGGTTCGCGGGGTCCTGGTTCTTGGCGCGGTAGCGCGCGGCGTCGTGCTGGTCGTGCCCCTCTTCGGGCTCGGCGAGGTTGCGCGCGGCGGTCGCGAGCCCGTGGCACGCGTCCACGCCCTGCAGGATGGCGTTGGCGAGCACGGCGCCCTGCTGCGACTGATGCCAGCTCCGCACCTCGCGGCGCACCTGCTCGGCGAGCTCCCAGGTGGCCCAGATCTCTTCGAAGCCGGCCGCGCCCTGGCTCCACTTCACGACGCTGTTGACGATCTGCATCGGGCGCGCGTCGGTGGCGCCGCCGCTCCAGTGCTGCCAGGCGTCCGAGCAGCACTTCGCCGCGGCCTGCAGCACGAGATCCACGGGCAGCCCCGCGGCCGCGGCCATCTCGATCAGGAAGGACGGCTCCTCGCACGAGTCCCAGGCTCGCGCGTAGTCCTCGTCCAGCTCCTGCAGGAGCATGAGCAAGTCCGTGTCACGGATCCCCTCGCGGTTCGGGAGGGTCAGCCAGCGCTCGGTCGCCATGAGGTCGAGACCCTATCAGACGTAGAGGAGAATCGTCTCGACTTCCTCACCCGTCGCGGCCGCCACCGCCTTCGCGTAGATCTCGAGCTGCACCGCGTGGTGCACCTTGGCCCCGGTCTCGCGGTCGGTCTTGAAGTCGACGA is a window encoding:
- a CDS encoding MBL fold metallo-hydrolase, with amino-acid sequence MIRAAAPLLLSLVLGAAACNPARPPSAVVHSVERADHAAACRRAQLAVQVLGSGGPIAESDGRASTGYAIWVSGRVRALVDLGPGTMQTYGASGADPADLDVVLLSHLHVDHSSDLAALLKSASFGSRERELRLFGPTGDGAFPATTEFVRHLLSPGGYMYLDGYLGEGQPFVLRPRDVSIDSAPLDVFESERLSVRAVGVPHGPVPALGFVIRAGDATLAFTGDQRLDAQSFVDLVEDADLLVAHMAIPEGAEGPAAELHAPPSRIGEVAAEARVGRLVLSHLMRRALDDLDGSLAQIRGRYAGPVQVADDGVCVVVRPR